A genomic window from Enoplosus armatus isolate fEnoArm2 chromosome 18, fEnoArm2.hap1, whole genome shotgun sequence includes:
- the wdr36 gene encoding WD repeat-containing protein 36, protein MPGGGSLASSGSSLFSGFRVLGLYSNHVPHALRYHKKHREFYLVTAVGKCFHTYNVNRLGIVAVSNSLSDDISCVAADRMLVFAATGRLISAFARNKEVVMRYHGHRQEVRMLLPLGDQLISADSSGDVIVWDVQGGDIYLQLQFDPATFDVSAMMHPSTYLNKVLLGSSQGALQLWNIKTSKLLFTFPGWSAGVTVLQQSPAVDVVGIGTATGCIIIHNIRLNETLMTFTQDWGPITSLAFRTDGPPVVASGSPQGHIAFWDLERRQLVTQQRHAHGTAVAATTFLHREPLLVTNGADNAIKVWIFDQEGGGARLLRSRQGHSAPPTTIHHHGNDGKNILSAGQDGTLQSFSTIHERFNKNLGHGSINKKKEQKKKKGLSYEELRLPAITVFSSAAARQSDWDGIVACHRGRLATTTWNYQRCTMGAHHLQPPVTRRGTSATAVDITSCGNFAVIGSSCGRVDVYNLQSGLHRGCYGDNEKAHSGTVQGVATDTLNQLTLTAGSDWLLKFWRFKSRKQEEQLKLNAAPASMMLHRDSGMLALALDDFTLPVVDIVTRRVVRKFAGHHANINDMTFSPDGRWLVTVAMDCTIRTWDLPSGCLVDCFLVAMAPVGVSLSPTGDFLATAHVDSLGVYLWTNKSLCGPIGLRPLPADYQPAEETLPGVTADESEQEVTSEEVDDAYESAEQLGAELVTLSLLPESRWKSLLHLDNIKRRNKPVASPAAPAAAPFFLPTLPGLTPRFTSPTATEQETQSKVLSWGLLSQRSEFSSELESALKSGSFDRPVRLLKDCGPSALSVEVTCLTSEAGGASSLLLAFIHMIDSMLASGRDFDLAHAYLALFLKLHLRSLSQDAVAMAALLHLSSRLEMGWAELRASFDQSLCLLSYAKSALL, encoded by the exons ATGCCGGGTGGTGGGAGTCTCGCGAGCAGCGGGAGTTCTTTGTTCTCCGGGTTCCGGGTTCTGGGACTTTATTCCAACCACGTGCCGCACGCGCTACGGTACCACAAGAAGCACCGGGAGTTTTACTTGGTGACGGCGGTCGGTAAATGTTTCCACACGTACAAC GTGAACAGGTTGGGGATCGTTGCTGTCA GTAACAGCCTATCAGATGACATCAGCTGTGTGGCAGCAGACAGGATGTTGGTGTTTGCTGCCACCGGGCGACTCATCAGCGCCTTCGCCAGGaataaagag GTGGTGATGCGTTACCAtggacacagacaggaagtgcgTATGCTGCTTCCTCTGGgtgatcagctgatctctgctGACAGCAGTGGTGATGTCATTGTGTGGGACGTCCagggagggg acatctacctgcagctgcagtttgacCCCGCCACCTTTGACGTTTCCGCCATGATGCACCCCAGCACGTACCTGAACAAGGTGCTGCTGGGAAGCTCCCAGGGTGCACTGCAGCTCTGGAACATCAAGACCAG tAAGCTGTTGTTCACGTTCCCCGGCTGGTCAGCAGGAGTCACCGTTCTGCAGCAG AGTCCCGCAGTGGACGTGGTCGGCATCGGCACGGCGACGGGTTGCATCATCATTCACAACATCCGATTGAACGAGACGCTGATGACCTTCACACAAGACTGGGGACCAATCACCTCGCTTGCTTTCAGAACAG acgGTCCTCCTGTCGTGGCGTCCGGCAGTCCTCAGGGCCACATTGCATTCTGGGATCTGGAGCGCCGCCAGCTGGTCACTCAGCAGAGACACGCCCACGGCACAGCCGTTGCTGCGACAACCTTCCTGCACAGGGAGCCGCTATTGGTCACCAATGGAGCCGACAACGCCATCAAG gtgtGGATATTCGACCAGGAGGGGGGCGGAGCCAGATTGCTGCGGAGTCGTCAGGGCCACAGTGCCCCGCCCACCACCAtccatcaccatggcaacgatGGAAAAAATATCCTCAgcgctg GTCAGGACGGGACATTGCAGTCTTTTTCCACCATCCATGAGCGTTTCAACAAGAACCTGGGTCACG GCTCCATCAACAAGaagaaagagcagaagaagaagaaggggttGTCCTACGAGGAGCTGCGTCTTCCTGCCATCACAGTGTTCTCCTCTG CTGCTGCCCGTCAGTCAGACTGGGACGGCATCGTTGCATGTCATCGCGGTCGTCTAGCAACCACCACGTGGAACTACCAGCGGTGCACTATGGGAGCTCACCATCTGCAGCCGCCGGTCACTCGCAGGGGCACCAGCGCTACG GCTGTCGACATCACTTCCTGCGGCAActttgctgtgattggctcatCGTGCGGCCGCGTTGACGTCTACAACCTGCAGTCCGGCCTGCACCGTGGTTGTTATGGCGACAATGAGAAGG CTCACAGCGGGACGGTGCAAGGTGTTGCGACGGATACCCTGAACCAGCTGACACTCACAGcaggctctgattggctgctcaAGTTCTGGCGCTTCAAGAGCCGGAAACAGGAAGAGCAGCTGAAGCTAAACGCTGCGCCGGCTAGCATGATGCTGCACAGAGACAG CGGGATGTTAGCATTAGCGCTGGATGACTTCACGCTGCCAGTGGTCGACATAGTAACCAGACGGGTCGTCAGGAAGTTTGCAGGTCACCATGCCAACATCAACGACATG ACATTCAGCCCTGATGGCCGCTGGCTGGTTACCGTGGCGATGGACTGCACCATTCGTACCTGGGATCTCCCCTCAGGATG tctcGTCGACTGTTTCCTGGTTGCCATGGCGCCGGTGGGCGTGTCATTGTCACCGACCGGAGACTTCCTGGCGACGGCTCACGTTGACAGTCTAGGCGTTTACCTCTG GACCAATAAGAGTCTGTGTGGACCTATAGGCCTCCGCCCCCTCCCAGCTGACTACCAACCAGCTGAGGAGACGTTGCCAGGGGTCACAGCGGATGAGTCAGAACAGGAAGTGACGTCAGAAGAGGTTGATGATGCGTACGAGTCAGCTGAGCAGTTGGGGGCGGAGCTTGtgactctgtctctgctgccgGAGTCTCGATGGAAAAGTCTGCTGCATCTGGACAACATCAAG AGGAGGAATAAACCTGTAGCGTCCCCCGCTGCTCCGGCTGCTGCTCCGTTCTTCCTGCCAACACTTCCTGGTCTCACACCTCGATTCACGTCGCCCACGGCAACCGAACAGGAAACACAG TCAAAGGTGCTGAGTTGGGGTTTGTTGTctcagaggtcagagttcagtTCTGAACTGGAGTCAGCTCTAAAGTCTGGATCAT TCGATCGCCCGGTGCGTCTCCTGAAGGATTGTGGGCCGTCGGCGCTCTCCGTGGAGGTCACTTGTCTGACATCAGAGGCAGGCGGAGCCAGCAGCCTCCTGCTCGCCTTCATTCACATGATTGATAGCATGTTGGCCAGTGGACGGGACTTTGATCTGGCTCACGCTTACTTGGCGCTTTTCCTGAag cttcaTCTCCGCTCCTTGTCACAGGACgccgttgccatggcagcaTTGCTCCACCTCTCTTCCAGGCTGGAGATGGGCTGGGCGGAGCTACGGGCATCATTTGACCAAtcactgtgtctgctgtcaTACGCCAAGAGTGCactgctgtga